The Hahella sp. HNIBRBA332 genome window below encodes:
- the miaA gene encoding tRNA (adenosine(37)-N6)-dimethylallyltransferase MiaA produces MSITNDNPSASPLVVLGPTACGKTRLAVALARAFEGEVVSADSRQVFRGMDIGTGKDLQDYGDTPYHLIDIVDPGAPFSLFDYLSAMQRTLDDLGARSKRPIIAGGSGLYLDAILRGYRLVEAPVDPLLRERLKHHDQERLNALLASLRPLHNTTDTQDRERTLRAIEIAYAELNENSPSVQISIEPVVIGLHCDNDRLRARIRERLETRLDEGLIEEVESLRAAGLSWRQLDELGLEYRYVALYLQEQLNRNDMMQKLASAIYLFARQQVKWFRRMERQGVAIHWLEADDAPLDNALALLRR; encoded by the coding sequence ATGAGTATCACTAACGATAATCCCAGCGCCAGCCCCCTGGTGGTGCTTGGGCCCACCGCCTGCGGAAAGACCCGGCTCGCTGTCGCCTTGGCGCGCGCCTTTGAGGGGGAGGTGGTGTCTGCGGACTCCCGGCAGGTGTTTCGCGGCATGGATATTGGAACCGGCAAGGATTTGCAGGACTACGGCGATACGCCTTATCACCTGATCGATATTGTCGATCCGGGCGCTCCGTTCAGCCTGTTTGACTACCTCAGCGCTATGCAGCGGACACTTGATGATCTGGGTGCGAGAAGTAAGCGTCCTATTATCGCTGGTGGTTCGGGGTTGTATCTGGATGCGATTCTGCGCGGTTATCGACTTGTCGAGGCGCCTGTCGATCCGCTGCTGCGGGAACGGCTCAAACATCACGATCAGGAGCGGCTGAATGCGCTGCTGGCCTCATTGAGACCCTTGCATAACACCACTGATACCCAGGACCGCGAGCGCACGCTGCGAGCGATTGAGATTGCCTACGCCGAGCTGAATGAGAACAGCCCCAGCGTGCAGATCAGTATCGAACCTGTGGTGATCGGGCTGCACTGCGACAATGACCGATTGCGCGCCCGCATTCGCGAACGTCTGGAAACTCGTCTAGACGAAGGCTTGATTGAAGAAGTGGAAAGCCTCCGGGCGGCGGGTTTGAGTTGGCGGCAGTTGGATGAGCTGGGGTTAGAGTATCGCTATGTCGCGTTGTATCTGCAGGAGCAGTTGAACCGCAACGATATGATGCAAAAGCTGGCGTCCGCGATCTATCTGTTCGCCCGCCAGCAAGTGAAATGGTTCCGTCGTATGGAGCGTCAGGGCGTCGCCATCCACTGGCTGGAAGCGGACGATGCGCCATTGGATAACGCCCTGGCGCTATTACGGCGCTAA